One window from the genome of Pseudomonas sp. L5B5 encodes:
- a CDS encoding amidohydrolase: MKPDAIADLILFNGRLHTVDRAKPRASAVAIKDGRFIAVGNDAQAMALRGTATQVIDLMGRTVIPGLNDSHLHLIRGGLNYNLELRWEGVPSLADALRLLKEQALRTPAPQWVRVVGGWNEFQFAEKRMPTLEELNQAAPDTPVFVLHLYDRALLNRAALRVVGYDRNTPNPPGGEIVRDGNGNPTGMLIARPNAMILYATLAKGPRLPLEYQVNSTRQFMRELNRLGVTSAIDAGGGFQNYPDDYQVINELAAKQQLTVRIAYNLFTQKPKEELIDFRNWTASVRYGQGDDFLRHNGAGEMLVFSAADFEDFLEPRPDLPQAMEQELEPVVRHLVEQRWPFRLHATYDESISRMLEVFEKVDRDIPFNGLPWFFDHAETISPRNIERVRALGGGIAIQDRMAFQGEYFVDRYGAKAAEMTPPIQRMLAEGIPVGAGTDATRVSSYNPWTSLYWMVSGRTVGGLALYPQGLDRDTALELYTHGSAWFSSEQGKKGQIKVGQLADLVALSADYFQVEEEAIKWIESLLTVVGGKVVNAAGDFATLAPPALPVTPDWSPVAKVPGHWKPGAPLQNQVHQCNGPCAVHAHGHERARQSSVPVSDFQGFWGAFGCSCFAF; encoded by the coding sequence ATGAAACCCGATGCAATTGCCGATCTGATTCTGTTCAATGGCCGCTTGCACACCGTGGACCGGGCCAAGCCCCGGGCCAGCGCGGTGGCGATCAAGGACGGGCGCTTCATCGCCGTGGGCAACGATGCCCAGGCCATGGCCCTGCGCGGTACCGCCACCCAGGTCATCGACCTTATGGGGCGCACGGTGATCCCCGGGCTCAACGACTCGCATCTGCACCTGATCCGTGGCGGCCTCAACTACAACCTTGAGTTGCGTTGGGAAGGCGTGCCGTCGCTGGCGGATGCCCTGCGCCTGCTCAAGGAACAGGCCCTGCGCACCCCGGCGCCGCAATGGGTACGAGTCGTGGGCGGCTGGAACGAATTCCAGTTCGCCGAGAAGCGCATGCCAACCCTGGAGGAACTGAACCAGGCGGCGCCGGATACCCCGGTGTTCGTCCTGCACCTGTATGACCGTGCCTTGCTCAATCGGGCCGCGCTGCGGGTGGTGGGGTACGACCGCAATACGCCGAATCCACCGGGGGGCGAGATCGTCCGCGATGGCAATGGCAATCCCACCGGCATGCTGATCGCTCGGCCCAACGCGATGATTCTGTATGCGACCCTGGCCAAGGGGCCCAGGTTGCCCCTGGAATACCAGGTCAACTCCACCCGCCAGTTCATGCGCGAGCTCAATCGCCTTGGCGTCACCAGTGCCATTGATGCCGGTGGTGGCTTCCAGAACTACCCGGACGACTACCAGGTCATCAACGAGTTGGCGGCCAAGCAGCAACTGACCGTGCGCATCGCCTACAACCTGTTCACCCAGAAACCCAAGGAGGAACTGATCGACTTCAGGAACTGGACCGCCAGCGTGCGCTACGGCCAGGGCGACGATTTCCTGCGGCACAACGGAGCAGGGGAGATGCTGGTGTTCTCCGCCGCCGATTTCGAGGACTTCCTCGAACCGCGTCCCGATCTGCCGCAGGCCATGGAGCAGGAGTTGGAACCAGTGGTCCGCCACCTGGTGGAGCAGCGCTGGCCGTTCCGCCTGCACGCCACCTACGACGAATCCATCTCGCGCATGCTCGAGGTGTTCGAAAAGGTCGATCGCGACATTCCCTTCAACGGCCTGCCGTGGTTCTTCGACCACGCGGAGACCATCAGCCCGAGAAACATCGAGCGGGTCCGGGCCCTGGGCGGTGGCATCGCGATCCAGGACCGCATGGCCTTCCAGGGCGAGTATTTCGTCGACCGTTACGGCGCCAAGGCGGCCGAGATGACCCCGCCGATCCAGCGCATGCTCGCCGAAGGCATTCCGGTAGGGGCCGGCACCGACGCCACCCGTGTCTCGAGCTACAACCCCTGGACCTCGCTGTACTGGATGGTCAGCGGCAGGACGGTAGGCGGCCTGGCGTTGTACCCCCAGGGCCTGGACCGCGACACCGCGCTGGAGCTCTACACCCACGGCAGCGCCTGGTTCTCTTCGGAGCAGGGCAAGAAGGGCCAGATCAAGGTCGGGCAACTGGCGGACCTGGTGGCCCTGTCGGCGGACTACTTCCAGGTGGAGGAGGAGGCGATCAAGTGGATCGAGTCCCTGCTGACCGTGGTGGGCGGCAAGGTGGTTAACGCCGCTGGCGATTTCGCCACGCTGGCTCCGCCTGCCTTGCCGGTAACCCCCGACTGGTCGCCAGTGGCCAAGGTGCCGGGGCACTGGAAACCGGGCGCGCCGTTGCAGAATCAGGTGCACCAGTGCAACGGACCTTGTGCGGTACACGCCCATGGTCATGAGCGGGCTCGCCAATCATCGGTGCCGGTGAGTGATTTCCAGGGCTTCTGGGGAGCGTTTGGTTGTTCGTGCTTTGCTTTCTAG
- a CDS encoding antibiotic biosynthesis monooxygenase: MNIEITDGVVTLLVRHRVKKGQDQAYETWLRQIIAKARSYPGHLGIDVVRGHSGGLGLFTSVLRFASTEQLQHWLDSADRRQLVEQARHLLADGDQTEVNVEREFWFTPQDSSAPTPPPRWKQACVTFLVILPLSFLVPQLWKPLFAQLPWLGGYVQANVLITLSIVLLVVYVFMPRVTRLFSRWLQPRSAG; encoded by the coding sequence ATGAACATCGAAATCACTGACGGCGTGGTGACCTTGCTGGTGCGCCACCGGGTCAAGAAGGGCCAGGATCAGGCCTATGAAACCTGGTTGCGGCAGATCATCGCCAAGGCCCGCAGCTACCCCGGGCACCTGGGAATCGACGTGGTGCGTGGCCACAGCGGTGGTCTAGGACTGTTCACCAGCGTGCTGCGCTTTGCCAGTACCGAGCAGCTGCAGCACTGGCTGGATTCTGCCGACCGCCGGCAATTGGTAGAGCAGGCCCGGCATCTGCTGGCTGATGGGGACCAGACCGAAGTCAACGTCGAACGCGAATTCTGGTTTACCCCCCAGGACAGCAGCGCACCCACTCCACCGCCCCGCTGGAAACAAGCCTGCGTGACTTTTTTGGTGATCCTGCCGCTGAGCTTCCTGGTGCCGCAGTTGTGGAAACCGCTGTTTGCCCAATTGCCCTGGCTCGGCGGTTATGTGCAGGCCAATGTGCTGATCACCCTGAGCATCGTGCTGCTGGTGGTCTACGTTTTCATGCCCCGGGTCACTCGCCTGTTCAGCCGCTGGCTGCAACCGCGCAGTGCGGGCTGA
- a CDS encoding LysR family transcriptional regulator: MDRIECMRAFVVTVDENGFAAAARTMEVPRSKVSKQIQALEEALGVQLLQRTTRSLHLTEAGAEYYESAREVLAAVDEAEQRARDGRAELRGVLRVNAPMSFGLRRLGPLVPLFHELHPLIELQLVLSDQQVDPVRGGFDVTLRIASLADSSMVARQLAPAPRIMVASPGYLQRAGMPGQPRDLSSHQFLNYGYLQSGVSLQLSNGSDTQRVHVTGPLHANNGDLLAQAAEAGMGIALLPDFIVEEALAAGRLEPVLCQWQAPPISINVVYPSARRVPQKTRVFIDFLVSRLATASP; this comes from the coding sequence ATGGACCGTATCGAATGCATGCGCGCCTTCGTCGTCACCGTCGACGAGAACGGTTTTGCCGCCGCGGCTCGCACGATGGAAGTGCCTCGGTCCAAGGTCAGCAAGCAGATCCAGGCCCTGGAAGAAGCCCTCGGCGTGCAACTGCTACAACGCACGACTCGTAGCCTGCACCTGACCGAAGCCGGTGCCGAATACTACGAATCCGCCCGCGAGGTGCTGGCGGCGGTGGACGAGGCCGAACAGCGGGCCCGGGATGGCCGTGCCGAGTTGCGCGGTGTACTGCGGGTCAACGCGCCGATGTCCTTCGGCCTGCGTCGGCTCGGACCGCTGGTGCCGCTGTTCCATGAACTGCATCCGCTGATCGAGCTGCAGCTGGTGCTCAGCGACCAGCAAGTGGACCCGGTACGCGGCGGCTTCGACGTGACACTGCGGATCGCCAGCCTGGCGGACTCGTCCATGGTGGCCCGGCAACTGGCGCCGGCGCCACGGATCATGGTCGCCTCCCCTGGCTACCTCCAGCGTGCAGGCATGCCCGGCCAGCCCAGGGACCTGAGCAGTCATCAGTTCCTCAACTACGGCTATCTGCAAAGTGGCGTCAGCCTGCAATTGAGCAACGGCAGCGACACCCAGCGGGTGCACGTGACCGGGCCCCTGCATGCCAACAATGGCGACCTGCTGGCCCAGGCCGCCGAGGCCGGAATGGGCATCGCCCTGTTGCCGGACTTCATCGTCGAGGAGGCCCTCGCCGCAGGACGCCTGGAGCCGGTACTGTGCCAGTGGCAGGCGCCTCCCATCAGCATCAACGTGGTCTACCCCTCGGCCCGGCGAGTGCCGCAGAAGACCCGGGTGTTCATCGATTTCCTGGTGAGCCGGCTGGCAACCGCCAGTCCCTGA
- a CDS encoding methyltransferase family protein, producing the protein MNISPRLAVSSLLGALAYLGLAIWGRGGFAAFFGHPALILVALATLLMVVASLYTQVNLSSGDQEDRGNRWVLPVFGVIGLASGFLPAYCDRLDVWTFGGEGLRWLGALLFAAGGALRLWPVFILGRRFSGLVAIQPGHRLVTDGLYRHLRNPSYLGLLVNAVGWALAFRSGLGLLLAALTLVPLIARIHAEEALLRKHFGKPYEDYCARSWRLLPGVY; encoded by the coding sequence ATGAACATCTCTCCCCGGCTGGCCGTCTCCAGCCTGCTCGGCGCCCTGGCCTACCTTGGCCTGGCGATCTGGGGACGCGGCGGCTTCGCGGCGTTCTTCGGCCACCCGGCCTTGATCCTGGTCGCCCTGGCCACGCTGCTGATGGTGGTGGCCTCGCTGTACACCCAGGTCAACCTCAGCAGCGGCGACCAGGAGGACCGGGGCAATCGCTGGGTGTTGCCGGTGTTCGGCGTAATCGGCCTGGCGAGCGGATTCCTGCCGGCCTACTGCGATCGCCTGGACGTCTGGACCTTCGGCGGCGAAGGCCTGCGCTGGCTGGGTGCGCTGCTGTTCGCGGCCGGTGGCGCGCTGCGCCTGTGGCCGGTGTTCATCCTGGGCCGGCGCTTCAGCGGGTTGGTGGCGATCCAGCCGGGCCACAGACTGGTCACCGATGGCCTGTATCGCCACCTGCGCAACCCCAGCTATCTCGGTTTGCTGGTCAACGCGGTGGGCTGGGCGCTGGCCTTTCGCTCCGGGCTGGGCCTGCTGCTGGCGGCCCTGACCCTGGTGCCGCTGATTGCCCGGATCCATGCCGAGGAAGCCTTGCTCCGCAAGCATTTCGGCAAGCCCTACGAGGATTACTGTGCCCGCAGCTGGCGCCTGCTGCCCGGGGTCTACTGA
- a CDS encoding glutamine synthetase family protein: MNFAAPEEARDFLAANPDIDMIELFILDANGVPRGKLLHREELLTVYESGRPLPSTILGLTLNGDDVENSGLVWDVGDIDCRAYPLAGSLVRLPWRQIPTAAVQVSMHPQEGMPASIADPRHLLIKIIDRLKADGYYPVMACELEFYLLDARRDAEGRPQPALDADGGRPRTTQVYGLRELEQIEPFLADLYAACKLQGIPARTAISEYAPGQVEITLEHGDALQAMDQAVRYKRLVKAVAHKHGMQATFMAKPFDHLAGTGMHMHVSVANADGHNLFATQDPAGTPLLRHAVGGMLASLLDSLLLFCPNANSYRRFQANSYAPLAPTWGVDNRTVSLRVPGGPANSRHIEHRICGADANPYLAAAAILAAVHRGLRKQLDPGAPVQGNGYAQAKELLPTDWLTSLAALERSTWAREALGSEFLGVYLAVKRAEYRQFMAEVGEQDWRWYLAQA, encoded by the coding sequence ATGAATTTTGCCGCCCCCGAAGAGGCCCGTGACTTCCTGGCCGCCAACCCCGATATCGACATGATCGAGCTGTTCATCCTCGACGCCAACGGCGTGCCCCGAGGCAAGCTGCTGCACCGCGAGGAACTGCTGACGGTGTACGAAAGCGGCCGGCCATTGCCCAGCACCATCCTCGGCCTGACCCTCAATGGCGACGACGTGGAGAATTCCGGGCTGGTGTGGGACGTGGGTGACATCGACTGCCGCGCCTATCCCCTGGCCGGCAGCCTGGTACGCCTGCCCTGGCGGCAGATCCCCACTGCCGCGGTGCAGGTCAGCATGCACCCGCAGGAAGGCATGCCCGCCAGCATCGCCGATCCGCGCCATCTGCTGATCAAGATCATCGACCGGCTCAAGGCCGACGGTTATTACCCGGTAATGGCCTGTGAGCTGGAGTTCTACCTGCTCGACGCCCGGCGCGACGCCGAGGGTCGTCCGCAACCCGCGCTGGATGCCGATGGCGGCCGGCCACGCACGACACAAGTCTATGGCTTGCGTGAGCTGGAGCAGATCGAGCCCTTTCTCGCCGACCTCTATGCCGCCTGCAAGCTGCAGGGCATTCCGGCGCGCACGGCGATTTCCGAGTATGCCCCTGGCCAGGTGGAGATCACCCTGGAGCATGGCGATGCCCTCCAGGCCATGGACCAGGCCGTGCGCTACAAACGCCTGGTCAAGGCCGTGGCCCACAAGCACGGGATGCAGGCCACCTTCATGGCCAAGCCTTTCGACCACCTGGCCGGCACCGGCATGCACATGCACGTGAGCGTCGCCAATGCCGACGGCCACAACCTGTTCGCGACCCAGGACCCGGCCGGTACCCCACTGCTGCGCCACGCGGTAGGCGGCATGCTCGCCTCACTGCTGGACAGCCTGCTGCTGTTCTGCCCCAACGCCAACTCCTACCGACGCTTCCAGGCCAACAGCTATGCACCGCTGGCCCCGACGTGGGGCGTCGACAACCGCACCGTGAGCCTGCGGGTGCCGGGCGGCCCGGCCAACAGCCGGCACATCGAGCATCGTATCTGCGGCGCCGACGCCAACCCCTACCTGGCCGCCGCCGCGATCCTCGCCGCTGTCCACCGGGGCCTGCGCAAACAACTCGATCCGGGCGCCCCGGTCCAGGGCAACGGTTATGCCCAGGCCAAGGAGCTGCTGCCCACCGACTGGCTGACCTCCCTCGCCGCCCTGGAGCGATCGACCTGGGCTCGCGAAGCCCTGGGCAGCGAGTTTCTCGGCGTGTACCTGGCGGTCAAGCGTGCCGAGTACCGCCAGTTCATGGCCGAAGTCGGCGAGCAGGATTGGCGCTGGTACCTGGCCCAGGCCTGA
- a CDS encoding NAD(P)/FAD-dependent oxidoreductase, with the protein MSAAFDPRTPAAERCPSYYSATLNQETQYPTLQGTHQVDVVIIGGGFTGVASAVELAERGLKVAIVESHKIGWGASGRNGGQVTGSLSGDAAMRQQMRRSLGNEVEDFIWHLRWRGHQIIRQRVEKYAIACDLKHGHLHAAYKPGHLAELRASYDEAVERGMGDEVSLLDRDQVRGLLESDLYHGAIKNTRNLHLHPLNLCIGEARAAESLGALIFEHSPVLEIVHGPQPAVVTAQGRIEARQVLLAGDVYHKLEPKQLKGKIFPAMGGIVTTEPLGELARRLNPEDLAVYDCRFVLDYYRMTADGRLLFGGGANYSGKDSRDIAGELRPCIERTFPALKGVGIDFQWSCAMGIVINRIPQLGKLSDNVWYCQGYSGHGVATSHIMGEIMAEALTGHLGRYDTFAACRHIRVPFGDQLGNPMLAAGMWYYQMLEKLR; encoded by the coding sequence ATGAGCGCCGCCTTCGATCCGCGGACCCCGGCAGCCGAACGCTGCCCCAGCTACTACAGCGCCACCCTGAACCAGGAAACCCAGTACCCGACCCTGCAGGGCACCCATCAAGTGGATGTGGTGATCATCGGCGGTGGTTTTACCGGCGTCGCCAGTGCCGTGGAACTGGCCGAGCGTGGCCTCAAGGTGGCCATCGTCGAGAGCCACAAGATCGGTTGGGGCGCCAGCGGACGCAACGGTGGCCAGGTCACCGGCAGCCTGTCCGGCGATGCTGCCATGCGCCAGCAGATGCGCCGCAGCCTGGGCAATGAAGTGGAGGACTTCATCTGGCACCTGCGCTGGCGCGGGCACCAGATCATTCGCCAGCGGGTGGAGAAATACGCCATCGCCTGCGACCTCAAGCATGGTCATCTGCACGCGGCCTACAAGCCCGGGCACCTGGCCGAGTTGCGCGCATCCTACGATGAAGCCGTCGAGCGCGGCATGGGCGACGAGGTCAGCCTGCTGGACCGGGATCAGGTCCGCGGCCTGCTGGAAAGCGACCTGTACCACGGCGCGATCAAGAACACCCGCAACCTGCACCTGCACCCGTTGAACCTGTGCATCGGCGAAGCCCGCGCCGCCGAAAGCCTCGGTGCACTGATCTTCGAACACAGCCCGGTGCTCGAGATCGTCCATGGCCCGCAGCCGGCAGTGGTCACCGCCCAGGGTCGTATCGAGGCTCGCCAGGTCCTGCTGGCCGGCGACGTCTACCACAAACTCGAACCCAAGCAACTCAAGGGCAAGATCTTCCCGGCCATGGGCGGCATCGTCACCACCGAGCCCCTGGGCGAGCTGGCCAGGCGCCTGAACCCCGAGGACCTGGCCGTGTACGACTGCCGCTTCGTGCTCGACTACTACCGCATGACTGCCGATGGGCGCTTGCTGTTCGGTGGCGGCGCCAACTACAGCGGCAAGGACTCTCGGGATATCGCCGGTGAGCTGCGCCCCTGCATCGAGCGCACCTTCCCGGCGCTCAAGGGCGTGGGCATCGACTTCCAGTGGAGCTGCGCCATGGGCATCGTGATCAACCGCATCCCGCAGCTGGGCAAGCTCTCGGACAACGTCTGGTATTGCCAGGGCTACTCCGGGCATGGCGTGGCCACCAGCCACATCATGGGCGAGATCATGGCCGAGGCCCTGACCGGCCACCTGGGCCGCTACGACACCTTCGCCGCCTGCCGGCACATCCGCGTGCCCTTCGGCGACCAGTTGGGCAACCCGATGCTGGCCGCCGGCATGTGGTACTACCAGATGCTGGAAAAACTGCGCTGA
- a CDS encoding GFA family protein, which translates to MSTVMYQGGCLCGQIRFEARGPAANPHTCSCKLCQRHSGALTLAWVEFPRERVSWTGPGGAPATFRSSDYSSRAFCSQCGSSLGAIDDEPTVALLLGTFDSNNRKALMPTHHSYKSRRPRWWHAGEAP; encoded by the coding sequence ATGAGCACAGTGATGTACCAGGGCGGCTGCCTGTGCGGGCAGATTCGCTTCGAAGCCCGGGGGCCTGCCGCCAATCCCCATACCTGCTCGTGCAAGCTGTGCCAGCGCCACAGCGGCGCCCTGACCCTGGCCTGGGTCGAGTTCCCCCGCGAGCGGGTGAGCTGGACCGGACCAGGCGGTGCCCCGGCCACCTTCAGGTCGTCGGACTATTCCAGCCGGGCGTTCTGTTCCCAGTGCGGCAGCTCCCTGGGCGCCATCGATGATGAACCCACGGTCGCCTTGCTGCTGGGGACGTTCGACAGCAACAACCGCAAGGCGCTGATGCCCACCCACCACTCCTACAAGAGCCGGCGACCACGCTGGTGGCACGCTGGAGAAGCACCATGA
- the nadE gene encoding ammonia-dependent NAD(+) synthetase, protein MSNSTQERIARELGIDRQLVPGGEPAEIARRVAFIQQVLGASGCHSLVLGISGGVDSLVAGRLCQLAVEQLREAGHDARFIAMRLPYRSQADERDAQASLAFIHPDSISTCNIADCVDGLMHQVQVDGLQPSPALTDFAKGNVKARARMLAQYAIANLSNGLVVGTDHGAEALMGFFTKYGDGACDLAPLSGLTKTQVRLLAGALGAPGHLVHKAPTADLEELAPGKLDEDAYGCSYEEIDAYLMGQPVIDRVRQLIENAYRRSAHKRALPCTPTPHARPL, encoded by the coding sequence ATGAGCAACTCGACCCAAGAACGTATTGCCCGTGAACTGGGCATCGATCGGCAACTGGTCCCTGGCGGCGAGCCTGCCGAGATTGCCCGCCGCGTGGCGTTCATCCAGCAGGTACTGGGTGCTTCCGGTTGCCACAGCCTGGTGCTGGGCATCAGCGGTGGAGTGGACTCCCTGGTGGCCGGGCGCCTGTGCCAATTGGCGGTGGAGCAATTGCGCGAGGCGGGACATGACGCTCGCTTCATCGCCATGCGCTTGCCCTATCGCAGCCAGGCGGATGAACGTGATGCCCAAGCGTCCCTGGCATTCATTCACCCGGACAGCATCAGCACCTGCAACATCGCCGACTGTGTCGATGGCCTGATGCACCAGGTGCAGGTCGACGGCCTGCAGCCTTCGCCGGCCCTCACGGACTTTGCCAAGGGCAACGTCAAGGCCCGGGCACGGATGCTGGCCCAGTATGCAATCGCCAACCTGAGCAATGGCCTGGTAGTGGGCACCGACCATGGCGCCGAGGCGTTGATGGGGTTCTTCACCAAGTACGGTGATGGTGCCTGTGACCTGGCGCCATTGTCGGGCCTGACCAAGACCCAGGTGCGGCTGCTGGCTGGTGCCCTCGGGGCCCCCGGGCACCTGGTGCACAAGGCGCCCACCGCGGACCTCGAAGAACTGGCCCCGGGCAAGCTGGACGAGGACGCCTATGGCTGCAGCTACGAGGAAATCGACGCCTACCTGATGGGCCAGCCGGTCATCGACAGGGTGCGGCAACTGATCGAGAACGCCTACCGTCGCAGCGCCCACAAGCGCGCCTTGCCCTGCACTCCGACCCCTCATGCCCGGCCCCTCTAG
- the pncB gene encoding nicotinate phosphoribosyltransferase, with protein sequence MESAFDRDNGVIQSLLDTDYYTFTMMQAVLHQHPNVDVEYQFIVRSRESLVHLIPEIRQELEKLAGLQMREGEQRFLFNKRFREYLTPDFEQFLGLFRFNLRYIHVAAVDGQLSIRVRGPMLHCIMFEQPVLAMVSELRNRDKYPDVELADVTRRLYQKFEWLEKNASREELAELRVSDFSTRRRLSFKAQREVVKIMRSDFPGIFVGTSNAHLAYEFDLPLIGTMAHQWLMVHQQLGRLRESQNAALENWVHEYRGRLGIALTDCISTDFFLKDFDLYFAKLYDGLRQDSGDPLVWADKVLARYRELGIDPRTKDLMFSDGLNFEKCLPILRHVRGQARFGFGMGTSLACDVEGVEPLSIVMKLVRVHGEPVVKFSDDPIKNVCEDPSFLRYAAQVFNVDLANSPLEA encoded by the coding sequence ATGGAAAGTGCATTTGACCGCGACAACGGCGTGATCCAGAGCCTGCTGGACACCGACTACTACACCTTCACCATGATGCAGGCCGTGCTGCACCAGCACCCCAATGTCGATGTGGAATACCAGTTCATCGTCCGCTCCAGGGAGTCCCTGGTGCACCTGATCCCCGAGATCCGCCAGGAGCTGGAGAAACTGGCAGGTCTGCAGATGCGCGAAGGCGAGCAGCGGTTTCTGTTCAACAAGCGTTTTCGCGAATACCTGACCCCGGATTTCGAACAGTTCCTCGGCCTGTTCCGCTTCAACCTGCGCTACATCCATGTGGCCGCCGTCGATGGCCAACTGAGCATCCGCGTCCGTGGCCCGATGCTGCACTGCATCATGTTCGAACAGCCGGTGCTGGCCATGGTCAGCGAGCTGCGCAACCGCGATAAATACCCGGATGTCGAGCTGGCGGACGTCACTCGCCGGCTCTACCAGAAGTTCGAATGGCTGGAGAAAAACGCCAGCCGCGAAGAACTGGCCGAGCTGCGGGTCTCGGACTTCTCCACCCGCCGGCGCCTGTCGTTCAAGGCCCAGCGCGAAGTGGTGAAGATCATGCGCAGCGATTTCCCCGGGATCTTCGTCGGTACTAGCAATGCGCACCTGGCCTACGAATTCGACCTGCCGCTGATCGGCACCATGGCCCACCAGTGGCTGATGGTGCACCAGCAACTGGGGCGGCTGCGGGAGAGCCAGAACGCGGCCCTGGAAAACTGGGTGCACGAGTATCGCGGGCGCCTGGGCATTGCCCTGACCGACTGCATCAGCACCGACTTTTTCCTCAAGGACTTCGACCTGTATTTCGCCAAGCTCTACGACGGCCTGCGCCAGGATTCCGGGGACCCGCTGGTGTGGGCCGACAAGGTCCTGGCCCGCTACCGGGAACTGGGCATCGACCCGCGGACCAAGGACCTGATGTTCTCCGACGGCCTGAACTTCGAGAAGTGCCTGCCGATCCTGCGTCATGTGCGTGGCCAGGCCCGCTTCGGCTTTGGCATGGGCACAAGCCTGGCCTGCGATGTGGAGGGTGTGGAGCCGCTGAGCATCGTGATGAAGCTGGTACGGGTGCATGGCGAACCGGTGGTGAAGTTCTCCGATGACCCGATCAAGAACGTCTGCGAAGACCCATCCTTCCTTCGCTATGCGGCGCAAGTGTTCAACGTCGATCTCGCCAATTCGCCCCTGGAGGCCTGA
- a CDS encoding nicotinamidase yields the protein MNSQTMKTASFDVDAQKSFTPLCPDELPVVEGDRIGGELNFMATLAGLRVGSKDAHSPRAPWVVAEHAQMLQPTGLEHADLTWVSHCVPGTAGFTLLDELPAPYDYDYFVWKGVEPDLHPYGACYHDLHGKLSTGVIEYLKGQGVQQVIVGGLALDFCVKTTALQLAAAGFKVIIHLPACRAISADGAAQAIAELQQAGITVAATREETARLASV from the coding sequence ATGAACAGTCAAACGATGAAGACCGCTTCTTTCGATGTCGATGCGCAAAAGAGCTTCACCCCGCTGTGCCCGGACGAGTTGCCCGTGGTCGAGGGCGACCGCATCGGTGGCGAGCTGAACTTCATGGCAACCCTGGCCGGCCTGCGCGTTGGCAGCAAGGATGCCCACAGCCCCCGGGCGCCCTGGGTAGTGGCCGAGCACGCACAGATGCTCCAGCCCACCGGCCTGGAGCATGCCGACCTGACCTGGGTCAGTCACTGCGTACCGGGCACCGCGGGCTTCACCTTGCTGGACGAGCTGCCCGCGCCCTATGACTACGACTACTTCGTGTGGAAGGGTGTCGAGCCGGACCTGCACCCCTATGGCGCCTGCTACCACGACCTGCACGGCAAGCTGTCCACCGGGGTCATCGAGTACCTCAAGGGCCAGGGCGTGCAGCAAGTCATCGTCGGCGGCCTGGCCCTGGACTTCTGCGTCAAGACTACCGCCCTGCAACTGGCCGCTGCCGGTTTCAAGGTGATCATCCACCTGCCGGCGTGCCGGGCCATCAGCGCCGACGGTGCTGCACAGGCCATCGCCGAGCTGCAACAAGCGGGCATCACGGTTGCCGCGACCCGCGAAGAAACCGCCAGACTGGCCAGCGTTTGA
- a CDS encoding adenylyltransferase/cytidyltransferase family protein: MFELALYGGAFNPPHAGHAQVMLEAARHARRVLVVPSFRHPDGKRMADFEQRALWLQAITGHLQAQCPAELAVSRLEQQLALADPGPVYSITLLERLADDLALEGKRIALVVGEDVAQQLSRFHRGQELLQRFSVLCIEEQPGVRSTVLRQCLARGETPPSQWLAPGMNPLNYGLYAVHGS, from the coding sequence ATGTTCGAACTGGCCCTCTACGGCGGCGCCTTCAATCCGCCCCACGCCGGACATGCCCAAGTGATGCTCGAGGCGGCTCGCCATGCCCGGCGCGTCTTGGTGGTACCCAGCTTTCGCCACCCCGATGGCAAGCGCATGGCCGACTTCGAGCAACGCGCACTCTGGTTGCAGGCCATCACCGGACACCTGCAAGCACAGTGCCCGGCCGAACTGGCGGTGAGCCGCCTGGAGCAACAACTGGCACTGGCCGATCCCGGCCCGGTGTACAGCATCACCCTGCTCGAGCGCCTCGCCGATGACCTGGCCCTGGAGGGCAAGCGCATCGCCCTGGTGGTCGGTGAAGATGTAGCCCAACAGCTGTCCAGGTTCCATCGCGGCCAGGAGTTGCTGCAGCGCTTTTCCGTCCTCTGCATCGAGGAACAGCCCGGCGTGCGCAGCACAGTCTTGCGCCAATGCCTGGCCCGGGGCGAAACACCGCCCAGCCAGTGGCTGGCACCGGGGATGAATCCGCTAAACTATGGCCTCTACGCCGTCCACGGAAGTTGA